In a single window of the Nicotiana tomentosiformis chromosome 8, ASM39032v3, whole genome shotgun sequence genome:
- the LOC138897482 gene encoding uncharacterized protein, with amino-acid sequence MRDCPNRDYEGMAKPASSATGSSMSMHPSGRESQSLAGRDRGRGRGSSSGDPGSTLSYITPFIAGKFGIVPEIISDSFAVSTPVRESIIARRVYRGCTVTVYSHRTSADLVELEMMDFDAIMGMDWLAACYATVDCRAKAVRFHFPRKANVVENALSRRSMGSLAHVEAKKRQLAREIHQLACLGVRLVDSDDGGAVLQNTAKSSFKAKVKERQYEEPELIELRERVPQQK; translated from the exons atgcgagattgcccaaatagagattatGAGGGTATGGCaaaaccagcgagttcagcaacaggatcatctatgtccatgcatccttcagggcgtgagtctcagtctttggCTGGTAGAgatcgaggcagaggtagaggttccagttcaggtg atccaggatctacattatcgtatattaccccatttatcgcggggaagtttggtatagttccTGAAATAATAAGTGAttcttttgcggtatctacaccagtcagagaatcgattattgctagacgggtttaccgaggttgtacggtgacagtttATAGTCATcggacctcagccgacctagttgagctagagatgatggattttgatgctatcatgggaatggactggttggcagcttgctatgccacagttgattgccgagcaaaggctgtcagatttcattttccga ggaaagctaatgttgtagaaaatgccttaagtcgccgatctatgggtagcttagcacatgtagaggctaaaaaaagacaattagctagagagattcatcaattggcttgtttgggggttcggttagttgATTCTGATGATGGTGGAGCTGTACTCCAAAACACAGCAAAATCATCTTTCAAAGctaaagtcaaggaaaggcagtacgaggagcCAGAGTTgatcgagttgagagagcgagttccgcagcagaagtaG